The nucleotide window agaaaggacacttcctacaaacccgaagtttgacagcaattcagggtcgaatcttgctatccctttcggctatttagggttgtcaaaattcaagtgattatcttatctgtggtcgtgcacgcacaaggaagtcaagtggtgccaaccctaataattgctcggagcaatgctgagccgaacggagccgagttcgaccgaagtcaggagtgtctccccactgttaCTACTGTATTGTTGACAGCAATGGAGCAACTATTGGTAATTTCCTTGGttgtgcaaaaaaaaattatataccttAATTTGCTAATTAATGTGTCCCCATAATATTTTATTGgtcctataatataataaagaaTTCGTCTAACTTTAGGGAACAGTTAGAtacaaaacaaatcaaaaacaCTTTGATTCTAACTTATTACACTTGCATTCCGCCGTCCCCTTTTGACAGCGATTCGGCAAAACTTAAGTTATTAGCTTTTGTCACGCGACCACGCGCGCAGTTACCTAACGATCACAATGTGGCCTGCCGTGCCGTGAGGCAGATACTGATGGGTACACtcacctacaataatatgttactcttcgaagaccgcaaaaatatctgacacgctcttatggatcttcaaataagagcgtgtcagatatttttgcggccttcgaagagtaacatattattgcaggtgactgtactggaTATGTAGATAATGACCTCATGTCtacatagagtcagaccaagataactctgcagcgattttgatagcaagtgttattttaaacgtcataatttcgtagAAGTTTGACGGTTAAAATAACACTCACACCGTCCGAATTATCTTGGGCTAAAGCTAGAACGCAATTACAGTAAAATGCCCTTTGAGtaataataaatgttttaatcaaTTAGAATTATTAGACGATCCCACTATTAAATTTTCTACGTGTGAATACAgtcagaagttgctaagcgggccaggtgttcaaaatgatcttgacgcgactttattgttaagagaataagagcgtgtcacctcgcccgcttagcaacttctgctgctgactgtacctactagaTGAGATTGACGCCTATTTAATTTTTGATCTAATAGGCCATTTGATTGTCCGCTCTGGACTGGCCTTAAATCGGCCTACAGAAATACgatactactagcgccatctgtcgaCGAGTAGAAATAGTAAATACCATTATGGCTGAAAAAAGATACGCcgtcacagaataattaatagtactaccgtacagaaaggaaacttcctacaaaaacgaagtttgacagcggttcagggtcgaatcatgctgtccctttctagtatatggcactatccctttcggctatttagggttgtcaaaaatcaagtgattatcttatctgtggtcgtgcacgcaaaaggaagtcaagtggtgccaaccctaataattgctcggagcaatgctgagccgagcggagccgagtttgaccgaagtcaggagtttcgcacccctgacgcCGTGTCTATGTCCACACGATGTTACACATAGATAGGAAAGCTAGGTCTCGGCCTCGTGGGCACTATAtcccaaaataaataatagtactaggtacagaagactcgctttctaacaaagcgcgtctgttacgatcagggcatatatggccgctaggtggcgacagcgccacgcgcggcttatggctagccaccaaaattggtgtggaacggattacttttagctacctgtagcaaagcgacgaaatcgcggagtgagccacgcctgactgtataaaaaattaaagggccatatgtactgtaaaacgttgtacaatacacgtgtgaaaagtaggaaatttgcaactcgtgtcgatttaaaacactcctttCGGTCGTGTtgctacttttcgcacttgtatcgtaatgtactaaaaTGTTTTGCTTGGTAATAAAACAACATTGTATGTAACTAAAGTATCAGTTTATTCGCTCTCCTGCGTACGCAGACGCGCGCTAGCATTAGTGACGCGCACGGAAAGCTGTTGCGCGCGCGCGACGATGGCGGCGCGCTTCTTCGCGGAGACTGCGTGCGCGATCTCGGCGCAGTATGTGCGGTTCTGCATCATCAGGATCTCCAGCTCACGGACGTTGTGGACCAGCACCTGGAATGAACACCGGCTgattagagaaaaaaaaatattagagaaAAAACTAATTAATGTGACTCAGCGACCTAAAGAAAACAACGCCActtcttaacccttaaatgcatagtgatgTATTTATACATCACGACATAAACATCAAATTTTATGcataattaaacaaattatatttgttcttgtatattatttcaatagtaaaactaatccattttctgaattattacataaatttacgcagtattttaatttataaatattacatttgtttaaagacgaaatgtcggaaaacttggaaaaacctggaagttgatgatttttagtatgtgattttgggcAGATGTTTCGgggtatgtaattattttatatttaaaaactttatcataggtatatcacaaatagtgtacctttctaatggtagtaaaaaaaatcatttatatattactgtaaattgcatatttatataaatatgatttagccaattcaacttctaacactgatttcgcagtgaaaatcgaagttattttttttttactatttttcctagaatctacaaacaattatgtgatacatatataaatttcgggcaaaaagaaaaaatcatgcatttaagggttaaaccgCAACTAAACTTGATATTCACACTTCGCACTAATAAACAGGGGGGCTTCTGTGCTGTCCCCTATGTTTAATGCACGATCCCTATTACTTCAGTCACTTTATCACTTCAGAATTGATGCAATATTACCTTAGTcgatagagtaatataagtaaagaaagagtggtaactccatacatcagttatcataccaatacgtgcgttatttcgtagtcgacatctagcgtcaagtagcggaatgtatcagtactgctagttgacaatagatgtctcggcgaacgacaactctaatgctcaacaattttcagctaatattataaccggattcaCTGGAAGTCTATTTCCAACcccttctgcttataatattagttgtaaatcgTTTgtgtagtacatttttcgtcagtagctacacttgtgtcatctggtgtcaagtaggggtactgatagttccactacttgactgCTACTACTGGTaaatccgctacttgacgctagatgtcgactacgaaataactcgcgtttggtaagaaaactgatgtatggagttaccactctttctttacttatatatcTCTATGGTttatagggagcgtgcatgaactatagggggcagcgcaggagccgtcagattttagGCGCGAGGCGTAGtgaagtttatgcttccgatgtagcccacaagatggcagaaacTACTATCAACAATCAATCaaaattttattgataaaatagaaGTATTTTACATGTCAACAGTCAACACATTATTTCTATGTAATAGGATCacgcattaatattttataaattaaattaacacaTTACTTACACAGCATAAAACGAACAAGAAAACGTatgagaacggtagatggcagcACTTGCTTAGTCATGAAGTGTcaatgtacatgtttatgtttccgattcagttcacacgatggcagaccctccaaagCGCACGGCCCCAATAGGAAGTATGGTGTTGGCAGGTCgaagtatttatatacatatatagcaACTTTACCAACAAATTTAAGTGTCAAAttcttgttttatttgtttatggcctggatgcgtgCCCTTTAaaccaaatctcatagaacaaaactagagaCAGGTAAAACCTATGCTAGCGCTATCTAtaaaaacctttgacagttgccgaCCCTATTGTTGTTAGGCGGCTACAGGTGAATATTTGGCACATCAACAAAACATTGGAAAActtgccgaataccgaataattagtataattaacgcattcactgccagggggcgtggcctaggaacaaacttgtatgacggtggacgcacacgtgcgtcgggggcagtgaatgtgtgaAAAACAAATGCTCATTAACCTTTTCTatgccgtgtcaaacacaaaagctgtcactcggacgctaCGTCactgaagtgtcaaaactgaaattgaactttatgctcTGCTCAGAGGTCTGTGACGTGTGACGACCCAAGAGGATACCCCCTAAATggcaacttaaaaaaaaagaaacaaatcaTCTGATTATGGCTAGAACAGCCGATTGCAGATTTAAGTTGAGAAAAAGAAATCCTTACCTTGCGGAAGCCGTTGGGGAGCATGTGACGGGTCTTCTTGTTGGAACCGTAGCCGATGCCGGGCATCAGGTACTGGCCCTTGAAGCGCCTGCGCACCCTGTTGTCAATACCTGAAATGTTACAACACCATCCATGAAAAAACTTGGTCtatattatcatttaaataacttgCTATAtactcctaaggcccaaggtcctgcctaaagtacttattcagttcgatgaaatttaaatagaaatagaatagaatagggaatattaggcaaagctctgcgtaggtggcacctttgtggcacatacagtaaataaaccacattgacacatcacacgtcacgtcattcacatggcctaccgcaaaACAAGAACATTGAAATTtggttatctaatctctctatcactcttgcatattcgagcgataaagaggcagataactaaatttcgattttcgcgtttaccggtaggcccttgttaacaaaccgccttgatgcatcaatgtcatattttattgtctgtgaaaacttgtcaaaaaacagtttaaggcacagtatgtataagttagtctatgaatttactgagtcggtagtgctgcactctggcggcagaacattgcagtaatatcccctattggaacagagttgcatttgtTACGTTCAAAATATCAAACTAAACCAAAATAACTATAGAGTTAATATAGAGTGAATATAGAGCTATAGAGGGGAATAGtccctgcactaaaggttcaaatttctgtggcaaatagtgggtttttaatttgtatggcTGGCCCATTTTTATATGCCAGCTTTATAATATTTtgctatattttatttataccccTCTGGCtgcccagaggcctataaaaattccattctaatttgaaccttaagtcAAAATaagacaaatcaaaattgcattttggTTATATTGCTGTCTGGGTGGCTAGAAGACAAAAAGTGAAATTTTACTATATTAAACAACTTTCAACTGATACAGGATTAATACAGATTTAGTGAGAAATTAAACCTTTCTTGCATTTCAGCTGAAGGAATATGGTTCTTTTCTTCAGTTTGGAGTTAGCCTAATAAAAGTTGTAAGAGTCACTCTTAAAACTCATATTCCTTGCAGAATATGGTCAAATTTAGATAAACcatattgtattattaaaaaacaaaaaaatagcaTAACCAAATTTCAGTAATAAAAATTTTTACAACAAGCTTACCCAaaccatttatttataatttatctcATTTAATTTTTCTAgattatatgtataaaatgtaatagttaattaataaCCACAAAACTAACAACTTcttaaaataggtagtaaaaatgtatctacCACTATGACCAGATTAACTATGGAGTTATCCGGAATAGGGTTTGGTAGTTCTGATCTAGCAAGGTAACAAATTGTAATTATCATACATAATGAATAACACAGAGTGCCCTTGCATATTAAAcccatataaaatattaaacttaGACCATAAACCCATACAAATATTTTACCACAGCCAAGGTTTGAACCATGAACCTCATGATCTAAATACCGAGTATGAAACCACTGGACCAGACTGGTTGCTAGACAGAAGGGTGAAAATAGCAATGTGATTCTTAACGTGAAAAAATTGTTATAACAAGTAAGTTAAGGTAACTTTTATAGTTATATATTACTATGATATGAAGCTGTAAGGTAGGTGGAAATAAGTTTATttgtcaaaaaaaagtttatttctaATATTACTCTATAGTCTAAATTTAGGAACAGATTGGGCTTTAATTTTAGTTAAAATTCGTATTATAGTCTACAGAAACGTCAGTATTCTTAATAGGATACAAATATAACCTAACAACAAAATATCAGACACGCATTCATGTTAGGTTAAagcaaagtaaataaatataatttagttCTATTAGACATGAAACTCTGTTTAAATGTTTTTCAATGAGTTATTTGGGCATTAAAGTTGGTATGAAGGCATGGTCAAAGTTGGTATGGTTGAATGAAATTTTGCACATCTCTTACCTCTCGGTTTACGCCAGTTACGCTTGAGTTTGTCATATCGGTCTGACTGGTGACGAATGAATCTTTTCGTCCTCTTTTTAACGATCGTAGGCCTGTATACTGGTCTGATTGCCATTTTGATATTTTTCACGCGAAATGCGGCAGTGAACCACGCGGTGACACGGCCACACGAAAAGGAAGAAGGAATAGACAATTGTAGACATTTATAGATTTTGGGTGCGTTTTCGATTACACACTATGGTTTTAAAACAACGCGTCATGCAATTAAATctgtaaatttaaaatataatttattgtttCTCAAAAATGTTTACGATAaatgtaatagtaaaatataatatacatttaattTGTTTCGGTACATGGTTAACAATTTACGgctaattaaaacaataaatctTAATTGAAAACAAAGATTGGTCtaaacaattattttatgctaattttgtattaatcaggtaaaaaatgtattatcgcgtcattaaaaataattgttttaaaaatgtGTTTGCCACTGTAGGAGCGGAAATGCAATTTGTCTATTACTAGTCATAGACACACTTTTATGACAGCTCGCTGTTTACATAGAGAACAATCCGATTTCTCTATGCCACAGACGCCAAATGTCGCCATCGATCAATGACATTTTGTAAAGTTGAATTTATTGATATAAAGcgttaatgtaaataataaaaaatttaatcaTAAACGTCGACTTCCAGTCGATATGTATGCCAAGGGCAAAGGCTCTACGGTGCCTTCGGACGCTCAAGCTCGCGAAAAGTTGGCCCTCTATGTGTACGAGTACCTGCTTCATGTTGGGGCTCAGAAGGCGGCGCAGACGTTTCTCTCAGAAATACGATGGGAGAAGAACATAACGCTCGGGGAGCCGCCGGGGTTCCTGCATTCGTGGTGGTGCGTGTTCTGGGACCTGTACTGCGCGGCGCCGGAGCGCCGGGACACTTGCGAACACTCATCTGAGGCTAAGGCCTTCCATGACTACGGCTTCGTTAATTCTGGATATGGAGTGAACGGGATTGGACACAATGCCGGTCCGGCACCTCCTAATGACGGTAAGAACCTTTATATCACTTAAAAACATCGTATTTATGGTACATTTTACTAACTTCATCTCCAGTATGTAGGGCATAGTGTTTCTTATCACAGTGTGTAAATAGTGGTTTGTTCTGAGATAATGCGTGGTTTTTACAACATTGCCATGTTATTCATGGGTTTTTACAAGTTGTAATGTAAAAACATGACTTGTAATATCAATTTTGTGTGTTTGAAAGTAGGCaaatcatatttttaattttctgtgtgTTACATAGATTATATGTCTGTTAAATAGATTTGCTTTAAAGTTTTAATGTTAATTGCTGCCTTgtttaaagtaaataaacacCTTACAGCAAAGGAAATTCAAATTATTCCTAAAAGTTTACAAATATTAAGTTAAAGGCATGTTTTACCTATATAATCATTTGTGAATCATCAATCAGATGCAGAATGATTATTTTAGGAAGTAAAAGTCAAATATTGAATGATACTATTGAAAGGCAGGTGTATCAAAGTAAAATGTGAGAGGtagtttttgtattgttttatttcgttaGTGCAGTATTTTTCAAAGGTTTTCAGCATTTCACCTCCTTAGTacatcatcaaaaaaaaaaaaacatcatcaacatttattcagcaaataggccacaagggcacttttacacgtcatcattgaatttacatataagcaaaaataataacatcaacaattttataaaataaaactaacaattcaatctaacgtattacaattactaagagatgtatatggtctcttaatgtcgaattacataaaaaatacagatacaaaacacaaaaaaaaaatctataatatttagaggtgtaaatgtctctaggtgtcagaactataagattatatagtttatcaagttatccttagagatgtatagggtctccaagagtcaatatcctgtataattaatacattcattaagagaaaagaaacatacgagagcagaatgaggcgtctcactgtaattaattaataaaaataaagttactaagtataatagcttgtgttagcttaaacaaaccagtctccacaaacagacAAATGAAATGTTTCACTTATGCATTGTTTTATGGATATCAGAGGCTTCGCGACCACCCAGGGGGTGGCGATCcacagtttgaaaaacactgcttTAGTGTAATttggttggcaactgtcaaaggtctGCATAGATgacgccatcatagcttgcctcTTTCTCTAGTTTTGATCTAtcagatttggcttaaaggccTGGCATCTGGGCCAATATATTCCAAAAAAAAAGCatgaatttgacacaattctaggaaTTTACAGGGCAAGCTATACTGGTGCCATATGTtgaatacttcgaccggccaaccccattgaatgcaacacaaaataataaaataaataataatgagtaaaaaataattaaatcatagCAGCACCGTTTAAGTTGTAACCATCACTTGGGTATCTAATAACCATCAATATTATACAAGTCCTTAACTGTTAACCATTTATTTTGGTGA belongs to Cydia splendana chromosome 26, ilCydSple1.2, whole genome shotgun sequence and includes:
- the LOC134803403 gene encoding large ribosomal subunit protein eL32 translates to MAIRPVYRPTIVKKRTKRFIRHQSDRYDKLKRNWRKPRGIDNRVRRRFKGQYLMPGIGYGSNKKTRHMLPNGFRKVLVHNVRELEILMMQNRTYCAEIAHAVSAKKRAAIVARAQQLSVRVTNASARLRTQESE